The Candidatus Paceibacterota bacterium sequence CATAGAAGATCTGAAGAACCTGGAAGCCGAAGCCCTTGAGCATCTGGGCTTCGGCTCTTCCGAAAATTTCATCCACAAAACCTATGATGAAATGAAAGAATATTATGGCAAAGAACTGACCTATAAAGAAGAAAATAAAATGATGGAAGATTTCGGACCGGTGGTCTTTCTGGAAAATTTTCCCATCTCCACTTCCCCTTTTTGGAACATGAAAAAGAATGGAGAGTACGCCCACAAAATCGACGTCATCCTCTACGGCAACGAAACTATCGGTAGTGCCGAGCGCAGCACTGATAAAGAAGAAATGCGAGAGCAATTTGAAACCATCAGTGGTGGAAGATACGCCGCCAAGCTCTACGAACTTTTCGGCCAAGAGCGAGTCCAAAAAGAACTAAATGAATTCCTATCGCTCGACTTCTTCCCGCGCTTCGGCGCCGGCATCGGCATGAGCCGTCTCATGGACGCGTATCAGAAATAAAAAGCGTCGCCTTGTGACGACGCTGTTTCTAATGTTAGATTTCCTTAGGTATCAATGAGACCGATAGCTCTTCGATCTCTACCACTCGGGCGAGATTGAGCGCCTGATTATAAAGCTCTTCCCGACGCCTAGCCCACCTCTTAATAGCTTCTCCCAACTTTTCCCATATTTGCTGCGGTTCTTCCTCAGTTGCTCCGATGATTGTTGGCAGATTAGCCTGCTGGATTTCAATGATTTCTGCTTTTTCCCGACCGCGCTCTTTATATCCTGGTAAACCAATGAAATGTATGGTCGCGAGCACCCATAAACCAGAGCGAGTTAGTCCCCATACCACTTTGCTACCATTAGGAACGCTTGGTCCACTTGGATAGGAACGATAACCACTATTTGGTACCGTTTTTACCGCCTGCAATGGCTGAAGATGGAAAATTCCTTGCGTCTCGAGCGAGAAATTTTCATTTCCAACCGTGGTGGGCCCATCAAAACTAATCTCGTGGCAGAATCCGCTTTCTGATTTCATGCATTCCAACTTACCCAGAGTGGGTAAGGTAAATTTGTCGAGATGGGACTTAATGAGTTTGCGACGCGCTTCGATGAGCTCAACCCATTCTTCTCTAGTGGGTTGATTTGGTCGAACTAACTTTTCTAATACTTCAGTATTGATTGAGGGCATACCCTAATCCTTTCTTTTGGTTGTTTTTGTGATTTTCAAGAGGCTTACCTCCTGTCTAAAAATGATTCTCTCTGACTTAGATTTTTTGTCAAGCAAGTTAATTTCCTTGAGAACGAAATTTATTAACGAAAAAGCCTACGTTCGTTTGTCTCGCGTACTCGCTCGGTATCCGCTCCGCCGTTCGAATCCCTCTCTGAGTCAGACGGCCTTGCTGCAGAATGATGCAGGTCACTCTTTGCAAGTCGTTGCGGAGAGGGTGGGATTCGAACCCACGGTACCCGTTAGGGCACTCCAGTTTTCAAGACTGGTGCGTTCAACCACTCTGCCACCTCTCCGTGGAAAAACAGTTACACTATACTGAATTTTTGGGTGTTTTCAAAAGAAAGAGGCGGGCGCGAAGCGCCCGCCTCTTTCTTTATGAAATGCTTTTAACTAAACCTGCGGATTACTATTCGGATTTCCGACCGGCCCACTTTTTACTTTGTCGTTTGAGAAAACGTACAAGTAAAGAATATCCAGAATACCGGCTGTATTAACGATTAATAACGCTACAAACCAAACTTTCTCGCCGCGGCGAGCTGACTTCCACAGAGCCATACCTTTCCAAATCAGACTCCAGATTATTAGAAGAACGAATAATATAGGAGCCAGAACCGGAAAAGGGCTGTGGCTAAACATAAATGGTGACATCATAATGATTTAATTATAACTCCAAATCGAAATTTCAAGTACTAGGTGCAAGTAAGCCCAATTCGCGCTAAAATTAAGCTTAATGGATCCATTGAGTCCCTTAACTTGGCAGGCCCTTGAGTATCATCATGAACCGAAATCAGTTGATTGGTTTTGGGCTGTCGGCATTATTGCTCTCTGTATTGCGGTCACGTCCGTTATCTACGGCGACATTCTTTTTGCCATTCTAGTTCTAATTGGGGCCGGCTCTCTGGCCATTTATGCCGTGCGTGAGCCGGAACTGGTCCAATTTGAATTAAATGAAAAGGGCGTGAGAATTGATCGCAAGCTCTATCCTTATGCCACTTTGGAATCATTTTGGGTGGAAGAGCACCGAAACGTTCACCCTCGACCAAAACTTCTAATCAAATCACAGAAAATCACCATGCCTTTAATTGTCATTCCGATTGAAGAGATTCATCCCGATGACATCCGCAATTTTATTTTAAATTATCTTCCGGAAGAGGAACACTATGAACCCCTCTCACAGAAGCTGATGGAGTATTTGG is a genomic window containing:
- a CDS encoding DUF5652 family protein, coding for MMSPFMFSHSPFPVLAPILFVLLIIWSLIWKGMALWKSARRGEKVWFVALLIVNTAGILDILYLYVFSNDKVKSGPVGNPNSNPQV